A genome region from Arthrobacter sp. V1I9 includes the following:
- a CDS encoding glycoside hydrolase family 3 N-terminal domain-containing protein codes for MSPEQKAGQVLLPFFTGTNPAAHAAAVERLHLAGSIIMGDNVPLDPQGKVDLAAMGAINQRLGQAATADGRPWPGMIGVDQEGGLVARLGGPLTEWPAPMSFGAAGSGPLAREAGKGLASELVPLGFNTDFAPDTDVTIGPADPTIGARSMSANPDAAAALGVAYSQGMLASGVLPAVKHFPGHGSVTTDSHLNLPTQPATVAELKARDWKPFRAAIAAGAPMVMTGHIAVPALEPGVPASLSAPTYAALRGLGFKGVAVTDALNMGAVHKKYPAGSAAVMALTAGADLLLMPADVGQAHAAIVHAVATGSLPEARLDEAAQRVATMMTWHGRAAAGTGKPTGAAAGSGAPLSAKVSAAAVTVLSGHCSGALAPGGVRVAGGSPADRARFADAAARHGLTLGSGPLVSLIPYNGRPAGGDIAVALDAPWPLQHSTAPVKVALYGRTQGAFDALAAVLVGKAPAPGKLPAAVGSYPTGTGCP; via the coding sequence ATGTCGCCGGAACAGAAGGCGGGACAGGTCCTGCTTCCGTTCTTCACCGGCACGAACCCTGCCGCCCATGCCGCCGCCGTCGAACGCCTGCACCTTGCCGGGTCCATCATCATGGGTGACAACGTGCCGCTGGACCCACAGGGGAAGGTGGACCTCGCGGCCATGGGCGCCATCAACCAAAGGCTTGGGCAGGCGGCCACCGCGGACGGCAGGCCGTGGCCGGGGATGATCGGCGTTGACCAGGAGGGCGGCTTGGTGGCACGGCTCGGCGGGCCGCTGACGGAGTGGCCCGCGCCCATGAGCTTCGGCGCCGCAGGCAGCGGGCCCTTGGCGCGCGAGGCCGGGAAGGGGCTGGCAAGCGAGTTGGTGCCTTTGGGTTTCAACACGGACTTTGCCCCGGACACTGACGTGACCATCGGGCCGGCGGATCCCACTATCGGTGCCCGTTCCATGTCGGCGAACCCGGACGCGGCTGCGGCGCTCGGGGTGGCGTACTCGCAGGGCATGCTGGCCTCAGGTGTTCTTCCCGCCGTCAAGCATTTCCCCGGCCACGGCTCGGTGACCACGGATTCGCACCTGAACCTTCCCACACAGCCGGCAACGGTCGCGGAACTCAAAGCCCGCGACTGGAAGCCCTTCCGGGCCGCCATCGCCGCCGGTGCGCCGATGGTGATGACCGGCCATATCGCCGTGCCAGCGCTGGAACCCGGAGTGCCGGCGTCGCTCTCGGCGCCTACTTACGCGGCGCTGCGGGGACTCGGCTTCAAGGGTGTGGCCGTGACCGACGCCCTCAACATGGGGGCAGTGCACAAGAAGTACCCTGCCGGGTCCGCGGCGGTCATGGCCCTCACGGCGGGAGCTGACCTCCTGCTGATGCCCGCGGACGTCGGGCAGGCCCACGCTGCGATTGTCCACGCCGTGGCCACCGGCAGCCTGCCCGAGGCAAGGCTGGATGAAGCTGCCCAGCGCGTGGCAACCATGATGACCTGGCACGGCCGGGCAGCCGCGGGAACCGGCAAACCAACTGGGGCTGCGGCCGGCAGCGGCGCCCCTCTTTCCGCTAAGGTGTCCGCAGCCGCCGTCACTGTCCTTTCCGGCCACTGCAGCGGAGCCCTGGCGCCCGGCGGGGTCCGGGTGGCGGGCGGCAGCCCGGCGGACAGGGCCCGGTTCGCGGACGCCGCGGCGCGCCACGGCCTGACCCTCGGCTCCGGACCCCTGGTCAGCCTCATCCCGTACAACGGACGGCCTGCGGGGGGAGACATCGCCGTCGCCCTTGATGCGCCCTGGCCGCTGCAGCACTCCACCGCGCCGGTCAAGGTGGCCCTGTACGGCCGCACCCAGGGTGCCTTCGATGCCCTCGCCGCTGTCCTGGTTGGGAAGGCGCCAGCACCGGGAAAGCTGCCGGCCGCCGTCGGAAGCTACCCCACAGGAACCGGCTGCCCCTGA
- a CDS encoding shikimate 5-dehydrogenase: MPILNKDMTLCISLSARPSNNGTRFHNHLYEQLELNWIYKAFAPTNLEQAIAGVRGLGIRGCAVSMPYKEDVIALVDEMDPSAKAIDSVNTIVNTDGHLKAYNTDYTAIEQLLASNAVPTSYSVLVQGAGGMAKATVAALRDAGFTNVTVLARNETTGRALAEQYGFQWRPALDGGTADLVINVTPLGMAGGPGADTLAFPQDTIDAAQVVFDVVALPAETPLIAAARAAGKPVITGAEVATIQALEQFVLYTGVRPSAEQVRAAEEFTRAQ; encoded by the coding sequence GTGCCCATTCTGAATAAAGACATGACCCTCTGCATCTCGCTCTCGGCCCGGCCCAGCAACAACGGGACCCGCTTCCACAACCACCTGTACGAGCAGCTGGAGCTGAACTGGATCTACAAGGCGTTCGCCCCCACCAACCTGGAACAGGCCATCGCCGGCGTGCGGGGCCTGGGGATCCGCGGGTGCGCCGTCTCCATGCCGTACAAGGAGGACGTCATCGCCCTCGTTGACGAGATGGACCCGTCGGCCAAGGCCATCGACTCTGTCAACACCATCGTGAACACGGACGGGCACCTGAAGGCCTACAACACCGACTACACGGCGATTGAACAGCTGCTGGCCTCCAACGCCGTGCCTACCAGCTACTCGGTGTTGGTCCAGGGGGCAGGAGGCATGGCCAAGGCCACCGTGGCCGCACTCCGGGATGCCGGGTTCACCAACGTCACGGTCCTCGCACGGAACGAAACCACCGGGCGGGCGCTCGCGGAACAGTACGGGTTCCAGTGGCGTCCGGCGCTCGACGGCGGAACGGCAGACCTGGTCATCAACGTCACGCCCCTCGGTATGGCCGGCGGACCCGGAGCGGACACCCTGGCCTTCCCGCAGGACACCATCGACGCCGCGCAGGTGGTGTTCGACGTGGTTGCCCTGCCTGCTGAAACCCCGCTTATCGCTGCCGCCCGGGCTGCCGGAAAGCCGGTCATCACCGGAGCGGAGGTGGCCACCATCCAGGCGCTGGAGCAGTTTGTGCTCTACACCGGTGTGCGGCCCAGCGCCGAGCAGGTGCGCGCCGCCGAGGAGTTCACGCGCGCCCAGTAG